The genomic region GCACAATCCGGTGTTTGCGTCTTCAGGCGAGGTATTCGACTGCGACGATGAAAAATCTTTGCGGCCCATCCGGCAACTGCGCCTCGAAGTCGTCGTCGATGCGCTTTTTCAACATGGCGCGCGCCAGCGGCGAGTCGATGCTGATCCAGCCGAGTCTGGCGTCGGTTTCGTCGGGGCCGACGATACGGTAGCGGCTGCTCTCGCCGCTGACCGCGTGCTCCACTTCGACCGTGGCGCCGAAGAACACCGCCTCCGGGTCGCTGGGCGCGGTGTCGACCACGCGCAGCGCTTCGAGGCGTTTGGAGAGGTAGCGCACCCGGCGGTCGATCTCGCCGAGCTGCTTCTTGCGATAGATGTATTCGGCGTTCTCGGAGCGATCGCCCTCGGCCGCAGCGGCGGCGAGGGCTTTCACCACATCCCGGCGACGCACGCGCCAGAGATCGTCGAGTTCGGCCTTGAGCCGGGCATGGCCCTCGCGGGTGATGAGGGCCGTGCTTTTTTCGGCCGGAGGCCGCCAGCGCGACATGCTGGGCGCGTATCGAGGGGCGCTTACTTGGCGTCGGCCTGGCGCTTGAGCGTGGCGCCGCCGACGATCTTGACGCTGTCGTTGGACTCGATATCGAGCTGGCGATCGGTTTCGCCCTTGCTGTTGGGATCGAGCGTGACTTTCTTGCCGCCCTTCTGCAGCGTCCAGGTACCGTCGGTGGCGTTCCCGTCGATGCTCAGTGCGTAGGTGCCGTCGGCATTGATGTCGAGGGTGGTGTTGTCGGCGACATAGCGGCCGTCGAAGGCTTTTGTATCGAAGGTGGGCGCGGCGGCGATCGGCGTGGAGTGATCTTCGATGATCGCGGCATCGGTGCCCGGGACCGGCGCCGGCGGCGGAGGCGGCTCGACGGTACGGGCATCGAGGCCGGGGTCGGCGGCCGGTTCGACCGCGGTTTCCGCGGCGACTTCGGTGGCCGAAGCCGCTTCGGCTTCTTCGGCGGCATCCTTCTGGCAGCCGGCAGCGAACAGGACGAGGGGCAGGGCGAGCCACAGCAGCGGAGCGGACGTTCTGGAGGTCATCGTTGGGATCTCGATTGGTCGGAGGGTGAATGGATGAATCGCGTCAGCGCTTGCCGCCGAAAATGCCGCCGAGCAGGCCACGCAGGATCTGTTTGCCGAGCTGGTTGC from Lysobacter sp. harbors:
- the greB gene encoding transcription elongation factor GreB, giving the protein MSRWRPPAEKSTALITREGHARLKAELDDLWRVRRRDVVKALAAAAAEGDRSENAEYIYRKKQLGEIDRRVRYLSKRLEALRVVDTAPSDPEAVFFGATVEVEHAVSGESSRYRIVGPDETDARLGWISIDSPLARAMLKKRIDDDFEAQLPDGPQRFFIVAVEYLA